Proteins encoded in a region of the Pangasianodon hypophthalmus isolate fPanHyp1 chromosome 21, fPanHyp1.pri, whole genome shotgun sequence genome:
- the LOC128317144 gene encoding uncharacterized protein LOC128317144 isoform X5, producing the protein MSVSVKEVWLLYLSVSVKEVWPLYMSVSLKEVWLLYLSVSVKEVWPLYLSVSVKEVWPLYMSVSLKEVWLLYLSVSLKEVWPLYMSVSVKEVWPLYLSVSVKEVWPLYLSVSLKEVWPLYLSVSLKEVWLLYLSVSVKEVWPLYLSVSVKEVWPLYMSVSLKEVWLLYLSVSLKEVWPLYMSVSVKEVWPLYLSVSVKEVWLLYLSVSVKEVWLLYLSVSVKEVWFLYLSVSVKEVWLLYICVFIL; encoded by the exons atgtcagtctcagtgaaggaggtgtggcttctgtatctgtcagtctcagtgaaggaggtgtggcctctgtatatgtcagtctcactgaaggaggtgtggcttctgtatctgtcagtctcagtgaaggaggtgtggcctctgtatctgtcagtctcagtgaaggaggtgtggcctctgtatatgtcagtctcactgaaggaggtgtggcttctgtatctgtcagtctcactgaaggaggtgtggcctctgtatatgtcagtctcagtgaaggaggtgtggcctctgtatctgtcagtctcagtgaaggaggtgtggcctctgtatctgtcagtctcactgaaggaggtgtggcctctgtatctgtcagtctcactgaaggag gtgtggcttctgtatctgtcagtctcagtgaaggaggtgtggcctctgtatctgtcagtctcagtgaaggaggtgtggcctctgtatatgtcagtctcactgaaggaggtgtggcttctgtatctgtcagtctcactgaaggaggtgtggcctctgtatatgtcagtctcagtgaaggaggtgtggcctctgtatctgtcagtctcagtgaaggaggtgtggcttctgtatctgtcagtctcagtgaaggag gtgtggcttctgtatctgtcagtctcagtgaaggaggtgtggtttctgtatctgtcagtctcagtgaaggaggtgtggcttctgtacatatgtgtttttatcttataa
- the LOC128317144 gene encoding uncharacterized protein LOC128317144 isoform X3: MSVSVKEVWLLYLSVSVKEVWLLYLSVSVKEVWPLYLSVSVKEVWPLYMSVSLKEVWLLYLSVSLKEVWPLYMSVSVKEVWPLYLSVSVKEVWPLYLSVSLKEVWPLYLSVSLKEVWPLYMSVSLKEVWLLYLSVSVKEVWPLYLSVSVKEVWPLYMSVSLKEVWLLYLSVSLKEVWPLYMSVSVKEVWPLYLSVSVKEVWLLYLSVSVKEVWLLYLSVSVKEVWFLYLSVSVKEVWLLYICVFIL; this comes from the exons atgtcagtctcagtgaaggaggtgtggcttctgtatctgtcagtctcagtgaaggag gtgtggcttctgtatctgtcagtctcagtgaaggaggtgtggcctctgtatctgtcagtctcagtgaaggaggtgtggcctctgtatatgtcagtctcactgaaggaggtgtggcttctgtatctgtcagtctcactgaaggaggtgtggcctctgtatatgtcagtctcagtgaaggaggtgtggcctctgtatctgtcagtctcagtgaaggaggtgtggcctctgtatctgtcagtctcactgaaggaggtgtggcctctgtatctgtcagtctcactgaaggaggtgtggcctctgtatatgtcagtctcactgaaggaggtgtggcttctgtatctgtcagtctcagtgaaggaggtgtggcctctgtatctgtcagtctcagtgaaggaggtgtggcctctgtatatgtcagtctcactgaaggaggtgtggcttctgtatctgtcagtctcactgaaggaggtgtggcctctgtatatgtcagtctcagtgaaggaggtgtggcctctgtatctgtcagtctcagtgaaggaggtgtggcttctgtatctgtcagtctcagtgaaggag gtgtggcttctgtatctgtcagtctcagtgaaggaggtgtggtttctgtatctgtcagtctcagtgaaggaggtgtggcttctgtacatatgtgtttttatcttataa
- the LOC128317144 gene encoding uncharacterized protein LOC128317144 isoform X16: MSVSVKEVWLLYLSVSVKEVWPLYMSVSLKEVWLLYLSVSVKEVWPLYLSVSVKEVWPLYMSVSLKEVWLLYLSVSLKEVWPLYMSVSVKEVWPLYLSVSVKEVWPLYLSVSLKEVWPLYLSVSLKEVWPLYMSVSLKEVWLLYLSVSVKEVWPLYLSVSVKEVWPLYMSVSLKEVWLLYLSVSLKEVWPLYLSVSVKEVWFLYLSVSVKEVWLLYICVFIL, from the exons atgtcagtctcagtgaaggaggtgtggcttctgtatctgtcagtctcagtgaaggaggtgtggcctctgtatatgtcagtctcactgaaggaggtgtggcttctgtatctgtcagtctcagtgaaggaggtgtggcctctgtatctgtcagtctcagtgaaggaggtgtggcctctgtatatgtcagtctcactgaaggaggtgtggcttctgtatctgtcagtctcactgaaggaggtgtggcctctgtatatgtcagtctcagtgaaggaggtgtggcctctgtatctgtcagtctcagtgaaggaggtgtggcctctgtatctgtcagtctcactgaaggaggtgtggcctctgtatctgtcagtctcactgaaggaggtgtggcctctgtatatgtcagtctcactgaaggaggtgtggcttctgtatctgtcagtctcagtgaaggaggtgtggcctctgtatctgtcagtctcagtgaaggaggtgtggcctctgtatatgtcagtctcactgaaggaggtgtggcttctgtatctgtcagtctcactgaaggag gtgtggcctctgtatctgtcagtctcagtgaaggag gtgtggtttctgtatctgtcagtctcagtgaaggaggtgtggcttctgtacatatgtgtttttatcttataa
- the LOC128317144 gene encoding uncharacterized protein LOC128317144 isoform X18: protein MSVSVKEVWLLYLSVSVKEVWPLYMSVSLKEVWLLYLSVSVKEVWPLYLSVSVKEVWPLYMSVSLKEVWLLYLSVSLKEVWPLYMSVSVKEVWPLYLSVSVKEVWPLYLSVSLKEVWPLYLSVSLKEVWPLYMSVSLKEVWLLYLSVSVKEVWPLYLSVSVKEVWPLYLSVSVKEVWLLYLSVSVKEVWLLYLSVSVKEVWFLYLSVSVKEVWLLYICVFIL, encoded by the exons atgtcagtctcagtgaaggaggtgtggcttctgtatctgtcagtctcagtgaaggaggtgtggcctctgtatatgtcagtctcactgaaggaggtgtggcttctgtatctgtcagtctcagtgaaggaggtgtggcctctgtatctgtcagtctcagtgaaggaggtgtggcctctgtatatgtcagtctcactgaaggaggtgtggcttctgtatctgtcagtctcactgaaggaggtgtggcctctgtatatgtcagtctcagtgaaggaggtgtggcctctgtatctgtcagtctcagtgaaggaggtgtggcctctgtatctgtcagtctcactgaaggaggtgtggcctctgtatctgtcagtctcactgaaggaggtgtggcctctgtatatgtcagtctcactgaaggaggtgtggcttctgtatctgtcagtctcagtgaaggaggtgtggcctctgtatctgtcagtctcagtgaaggag gtgtggcctctgtatctgtcagtctcagtgaaggaggtgtggcttctgtatctgtcagtctcagtgaaggag gtgtggcttctgtatctgtcagtctcagtgaaggaggtgtggtttctgtatctgtcagtctcagtgaaggaggtgtggcttctgtacatatgtgtttttatcttataa
- the LOC128317144 gene encoding uncharacterized protein LOC128317144 isoform X19: MSVSVKEVWLLYLSVSVKEVWLLYLSVSVKEVWPLYLSVSVKEVWPLYMSVSVKEVWPLYLSVSVKEVWPLYLSVSLKEVWPLYLSVSLKEVWPLYMSVSLKEVWLLYLSVSVKEVWPLYLSVSVKEVWPLYMSVSLKEVWLLYLSVSLKEVWPLYMSVSVKEVWPLYLSVSVKEVWLLYLSVSVKEVWLLYLSVSVKEVWFLYLSVSVKEVWLLYICVFIL; the protein is encoded by the exons atgtcagtctcagtgaaggaggtgtggcttctgtatctgtcagtctcagtgaaggag gtgtggcttctgtatctgtcagtctcagtgaaggaggtgtggcctctgtatctgtcagtctcagtgaaggag gtgtggcctctgtatatgtcagtctcagtgaaggaggtgtggcctctgtatctgtcagtctcagtgaaggaggtgtggcctctgtatctgtcagtctcactgaaggaggtgtggcctctgtatctgtcagtctcactgaaggaggtgtggcctctgtatatgtcagtctcactgaaggaggtgtggcttctgtatctgtcagtctcagtgaaggaggtgtggcctctgtatctgtcagtctcagtgaaggaggtgtggcctctgtatatgtcagtctcactgaaggaggtgtggcttctgtatctgtcagtctcactgaaggaggtgtggcctctgtatatgtcagtctcagtgaaggaggtgtggcctctgtatctgtcagtctcagtgaaggaggtgtggcttctgtatctgtcagtctcagtgaaggag gtgtggcttctgtatctgtcagtctcagtgaaggaggtgtggtttctgtatctgtcagtctcagtgaaggaggtgtggcttctgtacatatgtgtttttatcttataa
- the LOC128317144 gene encoding uncharacterized protein LOC128317144 isoform X8 yields the protein MSVSVKEVWLLYLSVSVKEVWPLYMSVSLKEVWLLYLSVSVKEVWPLYLSVSVKEVWPLYMSVSLKEVWLLYLSVSLKEVWPLYMSVSVKEVWPLYLSVSVKEVWPLYLSVSLKEVWPLYLSVSLKEVWPLYMSVSLKEVWLLYLSVSVKEVWPLYLSVSVKEVWPLYMSVSLKEVWLLYLSVSLKEVWPLYMSVSVKEVWPLYLSVSVKEVWFLYLSVSVKEVWLLYICVFIL from the exons atgtcagtctcagtgaaggaggtgtggcttctgtatctgtcagtctcagtgaaggaggtgtggcctctgtatatgtcagtctcactgaaggaggtgtggcttctgtatctgtcagtctcagtgaaggaggtgtggcctctgtatctgtcagtctcagtgaaggaggtgtggcctctgtatatgtcagtctcactgaaggaggtgtggcttctgtatctgtcagtctcactgaaggaggtgtggcctctgtatatgtcagtctcagtgaaggaggtgtggcctctgtatctgtcagtctcagtgaaggaggtgtggcctctgtatctgtcagtctcactgaaggaggtgtggcctctgtatctgtcagtctcactgaaggaggtgtggcctctgtatatgtcagtctcactgaaggaggtgtggcttctgtatctgtcagtctcagtgaaggaggtgtggcctctgtatctgtcagtctcagtgaaggaggtgtggcctctgtatatgtcagtctcactgaaggaggtgtggcttctgtatctgtcagtctcactgaaggaggtgtggcctctgtatatgtcagtctcagtgaaggaggtgtggcctctgtatctgtcagtctcagtgaaggag gtgtggtttctgtatctgtcagtctcagtgaaggaggtgtggcttctgtacatatgtgtttttatcttataa
- the LOC128317144 gene encoding uncharacterized protein LOC128317144 isoform X21: MSVSVKEVWLLYLSVSVKEVWPLYMSVSLKEVWLLYLSVSVKEVWPLYLSVSVKEVWPLYMSVSLKEVWLLYLSVSLKEVWPLYMSVSVKEVWPLYLSVSVKEVWPLYLSVSLKEVWPLYLSVSLKEVWPLYMSVSLKEVWLLYLSVSVKEVWPLYLSVSVKEVWPLYLSVSVKEVWFLYLSVSVKEVWLLYICVFIL, from the exons atgtcagtctcagtgaaggaggtgtggcttctgtatctgtcagtctcagtgaaggaggtgtggcctctgtatatgtcagtctcactgaaggaggtgtggcttctgtatctgtcagtctcagtgaaggaggtgtggcctctgtatctgtcagtctcagtgaaggaggtgtggcctctgtatatgtcagtctcactgaaggaggtgtggcttctgtatctgtcagtctcactgaaggaggtgtggcctctgtatatgtcagtctcagtgaaggaggtgtggcctctgtatctgtcagtctcagtgaaggaggtgtggcctctgtatctgtcagtctcactgaaggaggtgtggcctctgtatctgtcagtctcactgaaggaggtgtggcctctgtatatgtcagtctcactgaaggaggtgtggcttctgtatctgtcagtctcagtgaaggaggtgtggcctctgtatctgtcagtctcagtgaaggag gtgtggcctctgtatctgtcagtctcagtgaaggag gtgtggtttctgtatctgtcagtctcagtgaaggaggtgtggcttctgtacatatgtgtttttatcttataa